One window of the Choristoneura fumiferana chromosome 18, NRCan_CFum_1, whole genome shotgun sequence genome contains the following:
- the LOC141438046 gene encoding uncharacterized protein codes for MALILKLVVLLMSAGAFAQLCPKQCDCDVDNGLNRASCEGQNIVSVQVGVPDAVQVYSLSRNAISELDNYCFKEAGYSSIEVLNLSYNVIFWIGLHAFAGLDKLIHLDLSNNRLRYIALDLFFESPQLHILDLSGNVFESLKNEPFINHTKLQVLNLNNCRIKSLPDRMFSRLPNLKKLDLSENYLVSLNTEVLRPLRKLERIELRNDYWNCDPSFMAVETWITSHGINYVKQCVKKTPKMFEKMISAVPVERVDVDVSDIWNITIIKNETLPVLKPSKELTWFQKIDQEFSASQAFVIGLELGLALGIVCTYVWLRALCGCRRVNCARPLTRRQQRRAQRMADSDMRTNLLWSSAVNPDLETPPSYRRRLSLPDGSAPYPTYGIPGPRGTIIQADAIRLPDRGETPPPPYHECRINI; via the exons atggcGTTGATATTAAAATTGGTTGTGTTGTTGATGAGTGCCGGTGCGTTTGCTCAGCTGTGTCCGAAACAATGTGACTGTGATGTTGATAACGGATTGAACAGGGCGTCGTGCGAGGGACAAAACATTGTCAGCGTTCAAGTGGGAGTGCCCGATGCCGTGCAAGTTTATAGCCTCAGCCGGAATGCAATTAGCGAACTGGACAACTACTGCTTCAAA GAAGCAGGATACTCTTCAATTGAAGTACTAAATTTATCTTACAACGTCATCTTTTGGATCGGGCTTCACGCCTTCGCCGGGTTGGATAAGTTGATTCACCTCGATCTGAGTAACAATAGGCTGAGGTACATAGCGTTGGATCTTTTCTTCGAGTCGCCGCAACTACATATACTTGATTTATCCGGAAATGTTTTTGAATCACTCAAAAATGAACCTTTTATTAACCACACGAAATTGCAA GTGCTGAATTTAAACAACTGCCGAATAAAATCATTACCAGATAGAATGTTTAGCCGCCTACCAAACTTAAAGAAGCTAGACTTGAGCGAAAACTACTTAGTTTCACTAAACACTGAAGTGCTGCGGCCATTGCGGAAATTAGAAAGAATAGAGCTACGAAATGATTATTGGAATTGCGACCCTAGTTTCATGGCCGTAGAGACCTGGATAACATCCCACGGGATAAACTATGTGAAGCAATGTGTCAAAAAAACACCaaaaatgtttgagaaaatgatATCAGCTGTACCCGTAGAAAGAGTAGACGTCGACGTTAGTGATATATGGAAcataacaattattaaaaacgAAACGCTACCAGTTTTAAAACCTAGTAAAGAGTTGACATGGTTCCAAAAGATCGATCAAGAATTTTCGGCTAGCCAGGCGTTTGTTATTGGACTGGAATTAGGGCTGGCTTTAGGAATTGTCTGCACATACGTTTGGTTGCGAGCGTTGTGCGGATGTAGGCGGGTGAATTGCGCGCGGCCTCTTACTAGGAGGCAGCAGCGAAGGGCTCAAAGGATGGCTGATAGCGATATGAGAACAAATTTACTGTGGAGTAGTGCTGTGAACCCCGATTTAGAAACTCCTCCGTCGTACCGACGACGGCTGTCTCTTCCAGATGGGAGTGCTCCATACCCCACATATGGGATCCCGGGGCCCCGAGGCACTATAATACAAGCAGACGCCATAAGGCTACCGGACAGAGGCGAAACCCCGCCACCGCCTTATCACGAGTGTAGAATCAACATATAG